In a single window of the Oryctolagus cuniculus chromosome 2, mOryCun1.1, whole genome shotgun sequence genome:
- the LIPT1 gene encoding lipoyl amidotransferase LIPT1, mitochondrial, with the protein MRTPFSMKNCLQLLCNHKVPVAGFKTTVKSGLILQSVSNDVYQNLAVEDWIHDHVNLEGKPILFFWRNSPSVVIGRHQNPWQECNLNLMREGGIKLARRRSGGGAVYHDMGNINLTFFTTKNRYDRMKNLTLVVRALNAIQPQLDVQATKRFDLLLDGQFKISGTASKIGRVTAYHHCTLLCCTDRTALSSLLKSPYQGIKTNATTSIPSVVKNLFEKDPTLTCEVVMNAIAAEYAAYHQLDNHITLINPADETLFPGINSKAKELQTWEWIYGKTPKFSINTSFNVLYKHSHLEIKVFIDIKNGRIEICSIEAPDHWLPLEICDKLNSNFIGSKFCPIETTMLTNILLRTCPEDHELHSKWNMLCEKIKGIM; encoded by the coding sequence ATGCGGACTCCATTTTCAATGAAGAATTGCCTCCAGTTACTTTGTAACCACAAGGTCCCAGTAGCTGGCTTTAAAACCACAGTAAAAAGTGGACTCATTTTACAGTCAGTTTCCAATGACGTTTATCAAAATCTGGCTGTGGAAGACTGGATCCATGACCATGTGAATCTAGAAGGCAAGCCGATTCTTTTCTTTTGGAGAAATTCTCCCTCTGTTGTAATTGGTAGGCATCAGAATCCTTGGCAGGAATGTAATCTGAATCTGATGAGAGAAGGAGGTATAAAACTGGCTCGGAGAAGAAGTGGAGGAGGAGCAGTCTACCATGATATGGGTAATATCAACTTGACTTTCTTTACAACCAAAAACAGGTATGATAGAATGAAAAATCTGACATTGGTTGTGAGAGCTCTGAATGCCATCCAACCCCAGCTGGATGTGCAGGCTACCAAAAGGTTTGACCTTTTACTCGATGGACAGTTTAAAATCTCAGGAACAGCCTCTAAGATCGGCCGGGTGACTGCCTATCACCATTGCACTTTATTATGTTGTACTGATAGGACCGCCTTATCTTCTTTGCTGAAGAGCCCTTACCAGGGGATCAAGACCAATGCCACCACTAGCATACCTTCCGTGGTAaagaatctttttgaaaaagatccAACTCTGACCTGTGAAGTGGTGATGAATGCCATTGCTGCAGAGTATGCTGCCTACCATCAACTTGATAATCACATTACCCTAATAAACCCAGCAGACGAGACACTGTTTCCTGGAATAAATAGCAAAGCCAAAGAGCTACAAACTTGGGAATGGATATATGGCAAAACTCCAAAGTTTAGTATAAACACTTCCTTTAATGTGTTGTATAAACACTCACACCTAGAAATTAAAGTATTCATAGACATAAAGAATGGCAGAATTGAAATCTGCAGTATTGAAGCACCTGATCATTGGTTGCCACTGGAAATATGTGacaaattaaattcaaattttattgGCAGCAAGTTTTGCCCAATTGAAACTACCATGCTAACAAATATATTACTTAGAACATGTCCAGAAGACCATGAACTGCACAGTAAATGGAATATGCTCtgtgaaaaaattaaaggaataatgTGA